The following are from one region of the Biomphalaria glabrata chromosome 12, xgBioGlab47.1, whole genome shotgun sequence genome:
- the LOC106074487 gene encoding uncharacterized protein LOC106074487 isoform X2, translating into MTKSYRSRSISSSSHRKSRYRFSCLTELDVSEQCADPDLIRSTTTSSIWPCDMVKDTWFKIKVYIARRCKLPCCQEYTWPQEWARRRQFSLCKKQYMLIPNLTPRETEAIHRWSDVINSAEWRDGDWNEKGILGITDSSKFPALKVTWSVMEEHLATLAYNDKKQLVFLAARICVEALAKNRGMYTYSQQYWGFARICTDLLKSPYSEVQEGILHALQLYLRTLKIFHSCFSHKCTEYASAGLFPVLLDLLEKSSPKIQAVIMNILVLMGMHAPYITLISNMGGLSALIRLADTSDDLLMRRVHACLEVVSKHTPVQAKLIEEGVLPLAVRHFSPEYSSNIQLNCLFVLNSLCHNHGVLVKTLAVDNYAIVRSVMRVMSEWTSVFPTTVSPTQSQNLNVTQIQNWCSLPRQNLILLCKLCVDECACKAMVKKGLVLKLKGVWYSCPSGSDRTLVMDALAIMSRFTRPAEKICYEGFLHCFTETLSHQEHREQVLEVALNLGKRHLPLMLEAGLIQKIVTYFGDKEFSRRLYPNVLSILSAYSSIDKIRDLLLENEGKAYTLILDTAFLTNDFSVLQNCIAIVSKLHTSVVPSGLLKTNTFNIVAYIDKLLKTGPDGLVLHGLMQLQDYLKVDFLFQSFREHHIHRVVEILCHPPYKPPVQYMAGRVLETLTGVRSRRSGNFESCSDEQAKSGRTKSGELKQDSKYKGSRSHDKLVREKLLLSDDDDEDEDVFENVPSDGRTACEPSVRLNIISATDDEEEAQACASKEDIDFEIVSTSEYAML; encoded by the exons ATGACAaagtcatatagatctagatctatcagcaGCAGCTCACACCGT AAATCACGTTACAGATTTTCATGTCTGACAGAACTGGATGTCTCAGAGCAGTGTGCGGACCCGGACCTGATTAGGTCCACCACGACGTCCAGTATTTGGCCATGTGACATGGTCAAGGACACTTGGTTCAAG ATCAAAGTTTACATTGCTCGTAGATGTAAGCTTCCATGTTGCCAGGAATACACATGGCCTCAAGAATGGGCCAG GAGGCGCCAGTTCTCCTTGTGCAAAAAACAATACATGTTGATCCCTAACCTGACCCCCAGAGAAACAGAAGCTATTCACAGATGGTCAGATGTGATCAATAGTGCAG AGTGGCGTGATGGCGACTGGAATGAAAAAGGAATTCTCGGGATTACAG acagcTCAAAGTTCCCTGCTTTGAAAGTGACTTGGAGCGTGATGGAGGAGCATCTAGCCACACTGGCATATAATGACAAGAAAcagttggttttcctggcagcCAGGATTTGCGTGGAAGCTCTGGCTAAAAATCGAG gcATGTATACTTACAGTCAACAATACTGGGGATTTGCCAGGATTTGTACTGACCTGTTGAAATCTCCTTACAGTGAAGTCCAAGAAGGCATATTACACGCACTGCAGCTATACTTACGAACAT TGAAAATTTTCCACTCCTGCTTCTCCCACAAATGCACAGAGTATGCTTCAGCTGGCTTGTTTCCTGTATTACTGGATCTACTGGAAAAAAGCTCACCAAAGATACAGGCTGTCATTATGAATATCCTGGTTCTGATGGGCATGCATg CTCCTTACATCACACTTATCTCCAACATGGGTGGGCTCTCTGCTCTGATCAGACTGGCAGACACGTCTGATGACTTACTGATGAGGAGAGTGCATGCCTGTTTGGAAGTGGTTTCAAAACACA CTCCAGTCCAGGCTAAGCTAATAGAGGAAGGCGTCTTGCCGCTAGCTGTGCGACACTTTAGTCCAGAGTACTCCAGTAACATCCAACTGAATTGTTTATTTGTCCTAAACAGCTTGTGTCATAACCATGGTGTCCTGGTCAAAACACTAGCAGTGGACAATTACGCCATCGTTAGATCTGTGATGAGAGTCATGTCTGAGTGGACATCAGTG TTTCCCACCACAGTATCACCGACACAGTCACAGAACTTGAATGTCACACAGATACAGAACTGGTGCAGT cttccaaGACAGAATCTCATCTTACTGTGTAAATTGTGTGTTGATG AATGTGCATGCAAAGCAATGGTCAAGAAAGGTTTGGTGTTGAAGCTGAAAGGGGTCTGGTACAGTTGTCCATCAGGCAGTGACAGAACATTGGTCATGGATGCCCTGGCCATCATGTCCAGGTTCACTAGACCTGCT GAGAAAATTTGCTATGAAGGTTTCCTGCACTGTTTCACAGAAACACTGAGTCACCAAGAACATAGAGAACAAGTTCTGGAAGTGGCATTGAATCTTGGGAAGCGTCATCTTCCT CTTATGCTTGAGGCTGGATTGATTCAGAAAATTGTGACATATTTTGGAGACAAAGAGTTTTCCAGAAGACTTTATCCCAATGTATTGTCTATTCTATCAGCATACAGTTCTATAG ATAAAATCAGAGATTTACTGCTTGAGAATGAAGGTAAAGCCTATACACTGATACTTGACACAGCCTTCTTGACCAATGATTTTAGCGTACTACAGAACTGTATTGCTATTGTCAGCAAACTGCACACTTCAG TTGTTCCCTCTGGTCTACTTAAGACAAACACATTTAATATAGTGGCTTATATAGACAAGCTACTCAAGACAGGTCCAGATGGTCTGGTGCTACATGGTCTGATGCAGTTACAAGATTATTTAAAGG TTGACTTTCTGTTTCAATCATTTCGTGAACACCATATACACAGAGTTGTTGAGATTCTTTGTCATCCTCCGTACAAACCGCCTGTGCAATACATGGCTGGCCGTGTACTTGAAACCCTGACAGGTGTTCGAAGCAGACGCTCTGGCAACTTTGAAAGCTGCAGTGACGAGCAGGCTAAATCTGGCAGGACAAAGAGTGGTGAACTGAAACAGGACAGCAAGTACAAAGGCTCACGTTCCCATGACAAGCTTGTGCGTGAAAAGCTCTTACTAAGtgacgatgatgatgaggatgaaGATGTTTTTGAGAATGTGCCAAGTGATGGAAGAACAGCCTGTGAGCCCAGCGTTAGACTAAACATCATAAGTGCAACTGATGATGAAGAAGAGGCCCAGGCCTGTGCAAGCAAGGAGGATATTGATTTTGAGATTGTCTCTACTAGTGAATATGCAATGCTCTAA
- the LOC106074487 gene encoding uncharacterized protein LOC106074487 isoform X1, producing the protein MEERELDLSVWVNISPECPLNSDEESRDSSPKGCLTIADNHDNGDEADDNGHQVVAEDKMDETADELLQRLAGRHDDFLSTVKSRYRFSCLTELDVSEQCADPDLIRSTTTSSIWPCDMVKDTWFKIKVYIARRCKLPCCQEYTWPQEWARRRQFSLCKKQYMLIPNLTPRETEAIHRWSDVINSAEWRDGDWNEKGILGITDSSKFPALKVTWSVMEEHLATLAYNDKKQLVFLAARICVEALAKNRGMYTYSQQYWGFARICTDLLKSPYSEVQEGILHALQLYLRTLKIFHSCFSHKCTEYASAGLFPVLLDLLEKSSPKIQAVIMNILVLMGMHAPYITLISNMGGLSALIRLADTSDDLLMRRVHACLEVVSKHTPVQAKLIEEGVLPLAVRHFSPEYSSNIQLNCLFVLNSLCHNHGVLVKTLAVDNYAIVRSVMRVMSEWTSVFPTTVSPTQSQNLNVTQIQNWCSLPRQNLILLCKLCVDECACKAMVKKGLVLKLKGVWYSCPSGSDRTLVMDALAIMSRFTRPAEKICYEGFLHCFTETLSHQEHREQVLEVALNLGKRHLPLMLEAGLIQKIVTYFGDKEFSRRLYPNVLSILSAYSSIDKIRDLLLENEGKAYTLILDTAFLTNDFSVLQNCIAIVSKLHTSVVPSGLLKTNTFNIVAYIDKLLKTGPDGLVLHGLMQLQDYLKVDFLFQSFREHHIHRVVEILCHPPYKPPVQYMAGRVLETLTGVRSRRSGNFESCSDEQAKSGRTKSGELKQDSKYKGSRSHDKLVREKLLLSDDDDEDEDVFENVPSDGRTACEPSVRLNIISATDDEEEAQACASKEDIDFEIVSTSEYAML; encoded by the exons AAATCACGTTACAGATTTTCATGTCTGACAGAACTGGATGTCTCAGAGCAGTGTGCGGACCCGGACCTGATTAGGTCCACCACGACGTCCAGTATTTGGCCATGTGACATGGTCAAGGACACTTGGTTCAAG ATCAAAGTTTACATTGCTCGTAGATGTAAGCTTCCATGTTGCCAGGAATACACATGGCCTCAAGAATGGGCCAG GAGGCGCCAGTTCTCCTTGTGCAAAAAACAATACATGTTGATCCCTAACCTGACCCCCAGAGAAACAGAAGCTATTCACAGATGGTCAGATGTGATCAATAGTGCAG AGTGGCGTGATGGCGACTGGAATGAAAAAGGAATTCTCGGGATTACAG acagcTCAAAGTTCCCTGCTTTGAAAGTGACTTGGAGCGTGATGGAGGAGCATCTAGCCACACTGGCATATAATGACAAGAAAcagttggttttcctggcagcCAGGATTTGCGTGGAAGCTCTGGCTAAAAATCGAG gcATGTATACTTACAGTCAACAATACTGGGGATTTGCCAGGATTTGTACTGACCTGTTGAAATCTCCTTACAGTGAAGTCCAAGAAGGCATATTACACGCACTGCAGCTATACTTACGAACAT TGAAAATTTTCCACTCCTGCTTCTCCCACAAATGCACAGAGTATGCTTCAGCTGGCTTGTTTCCTGTATTACTGGATCTACTGGAAAAAAGCTCACCAAAGATACAGGCTGTCATTATGAATATCCTGGTTCTGATGGGCATGCATg CTCCTTACATCACACTTATCTCCAACATGGGTGGGCTCTCTGCTCTGATCAGACTGGCAGACACGTCTGATGACTTACTGATGAGGAGAGTGCATGCCTGTTTGGAAGTGGTTTCAAAACACA CTCCAGTCCAGGCTAAGCTAATAGAGGAAGGCGTCTTGCCGCTAGCTGTGCGACACTTTAGTCCAGAGTACTCCAGTAACATCCAACTGAATTGTTTATTTGTCCTAAACAGCTTGTGTCATAACCATGGTGTCCTGGTCAAAACACTAGCAGTGGACAATTACGCCATCGTTAGATCTGTGATGAGAGTCATGTCTGAGTGGACATCAGTG TTTCCCACCACAGTATCACCGACACAGTCACAGAACTTGAATGTCACACAGATACAGAACTGGTGCAGT cttccaaGACAGAATCTCATCTTACTGTGTAAATTGTGTGTTGATG AATGTGCATGCAAAGCAATGGTCAAGAAAGGTTTGGTGTTGAAGCTGAAAGGGGTCTGGTACAGTTGTCCATCAGGCAGTGACAGAACATTGGTCATGGATGCCCTGGCCATCATGTCCAGGTTCACTAGACCTGCT GAGAAAATTTGCTATGAAGGTTTCCTGCACTGTTTCACAGAAACACTGAGTCACCAAGAACATAGAGAACAAGTTCTGGAAGTGGCATTGAATCTTGGGAAGCGTCATCTTCCT CTTATGCTTGAGGCTGGATTGATTCAGAAAATTGTGACATATTTTGGAGACAAAGAGTTTTCCAGAAGACTTTATCCCAATGTATTGTCTATTCTATCAGCATACAGTTCTATAG ATAAAATCAGAGATTTACTGCTTGAGAATGAAGGTAAAGCCTATACACTGATACTTGACACAGCCTTCTTGACCAATGATTTTAGCGTACTACAGAACTGTATTGCTATTGTCAGCAAACTGCACACTTCAG TTGTTCCCTCTGGTCTACTTAAGACAAACACATTTAATATAGTGGCTTATATAGACAAGCTACTCAAGACAGGTCCAGATGGTCTGGTGCTACATGGTCTGATGCAGTTACAAGATTATTTAAAGG TTGACTTTCTGTTTCAATCATTTCGTGAACACCATATACACAGAGTTGTTGAGATTCTTTGTCATCCTCCGTACAAACCGCCTGTGCAATACATGGCTGGCCGTGTACTTGAAACCCTGACAGGTGTTCGAAGCAGACGCTCTGGCAACTTTGAAAGCTGCAGTGACGAGCAGGCTAAATCTGGCAGGACAAAGAGTGGTGAACTGAAACAGGACAGCAAGTACAAAGGCTCACGTTCCCATGACAAGCTTGTGCGTGAAAAGCTCTTACTAAGtgacgatgatgatgaggatgaaGATGTTTTTGAGAATGTGCCAAGTGATGGAAGAACAGCCTGTGAGCCCAGCGTTAGACTAAACATCATAAGTGCAACTGATGATGAAGAAGAGGCCCAGGCCTGTGCAAGCAAGGAGGATATTGATTTTGAGATTGTCTCTACTAGTGAATATGCAATGCTCTAA